AGCTCTTCCAGAGTTTGTCGAACTTCCACAAGTACGGAGCAACCCAGTTGAATCCGACCTCGGAGGCCACGACCTTGGTTCCCGGATACTTGTGGAGGACGCCCTCGGAGACGATCGAACTCAACTGTGCTTCGATGTTCGACTGCTGACCGACGTACCACTCGAGATACGTCTGCTGCCATCCGACCGAGGTCGGCGCCTGTCGGAAAACTCCACCGATATGGATGGCGACGGGGAGGCCGGCCCGCTCCGCCGCCGCCCAGATCGGCCAATTCGATTCCCGTCCGTACAGCAACTCGGATTGTCCCAGCAGCAGCACCTGGACAAATCGAGAGTCGTGCGACCAGTATTCGATTTCTTCCGCCGCAGCCTGCGCGCTGCCGACGGGGACGACGATCGACGCGCGTAGTCGTGGGTCTCGATCCAGCCACTCACGCGCAATCCAGGTGTTCAGCGCCCGTGCGTGTGCGCGCTCGCGTTGGGGCTGATGGATTTGTTGAACTGCGTACAGGCAATTGAGTATCGCGTAGTCGGTGCGGCCGTCAGCGAAGACGTCCGTGGTGAGACCGTCGACGTGGGTTGCGGCGCGATTGTCGATATCGGTTGTTGCATGGGGCAATTGGGCTATTGCAGATCCGCGGGGGTGGTAGTTGGGCTCGTATGTCGGAGTCAACTGTGCGACGAGTTGGTCTGCCCAGTAATCGTCGAGGTACGGCAGCAGTTGTTCCGAGGACGTGAGTACGGGGTGGACGTCGCAGTCGACGACGGCGGCAGTGAGCGGTGAGTGGTCATGGGCAATGCGATCAACCATGGGAGTTCAAGCCTTTCTGCGGGAGAAATCGGCGGTTCCCGCACCAGCGATCGGGGCTCGAGTGGGCCTTCGTGGGATTCGGCTGTATCGGGAGCGATGTCGAACGTCGAATGCCAGAGTTACATAGTTCACGCGTGCTATCTGCCCGGACGGAGCATTTCCACAGAGTGTCGAAGTTCGTCGTGAAATTTCCGACAGATAGAGGTAGATCAGTCCAGTTCGGCAGTGAAGACTTCGAATGCAGGGCGGGACACAAGTTTCCGTGTGTACGAAGAGGAGAATTCAATGGTGTCGTCGACGGATATCGAATTGTTGACCAGGCCGGCCGTCGTGATCGGTGGAAATAGTGGAATCGGCCTCGCGGTGGTTCAGGCGATGGTCGGTCGCGCCGACGCGATCACGGTCTTCGACCTCGCAGCCGAACCCTCGGCGGAACTCGCGGCGCTGGACTCCGTCAACTATCGA
The nucleotide sequence above comes from Rhodococcus sp. KBS0724. Encoded proteins:
- a CDS encoding amidohydrolase family protein → MVDRIAHDHSPLTAAVVDCDVHPVLTSSEQLLPYLDDYWADQLVAQLTPTYEPNYHPRGSAIAQLPHATTDIDNRAATHVDGLTTDVFADGRTDYAILNCLYAVQQIHQPQRERAHARALNTWIAREWLDRDPRLRASIVVPVGSAQAAAEEIEYWSHDSRFVQVLLLGQSELLYGRESNWPIWAAAERAGLPVAIHIGGVFRQAPTSVGWQQTYLEWYVGQQSNIEAQLSSIVSEGVLHKYPGTKVVASEVGFNWVAPYLWKFDKLWKSYRPDVPWIDRPPSELIREHVRFTTSPSDGAESAGELDRAVDRMGSDAMLVYSSDYPHSHTSGSHDLANGTTNSHLIDRIYRHNAFDLFGLSASTRAESVGEQA